Proteins encoded in a region of the Mercenaria mercenaria strain notata chromosome 1, MADL_Memer_1, whole genome shotgun sequence genome:
- the LOC123545539 gene encoding uncharacterized protein LOC123545539 — translation MAYEGQFEWKDGDDGDSAFQTAQGHYLDWAKSYDQLTSITGWTGPSKVADVTAGCFTPEQRDCVRILDVGAGTGLVAKELSKRGFRHIDALDPSEAMLSEAKKVGVYENYIIDFLSSDSPTSIPDSWSDSYDALTGSGIFADGHVPFEALHKMIRLVKPGTLFRTLLHKVARCYMLRNGCFLFFFGLWKHCKIHTSNFAFQTNIEPICKIQWRLTIHIPIKLENITYKYE, via the exons ATGGCATATGAAGGTCAATTTGAATGGAAGGATGGTGATGATGGCGATTCGGCCTTTCAAACCGCGCAGGGACATTATTTAGACTGGGCCAAATCCTACGATCAG CTGACTTCAATTACGGGATGGACAGGACCGTCCAAAGTAGCTGATGTAACGGCTGGTTGTTTTACTCCAGAACAGCGCGACTGCGTTCGTATTCTTGACGTGGGAGCAGGCACAGGCCTTGTTGCAAAGGAG TTGTCGAAACGAGGATTTCGACACATCGATGCTCTAGACCCCTCAGAGGCTATGTTGAGTGAGGCTAAGAAAGTAGGCGTGTACGAAAACTATATCATCGACTTCCTGTCGTCCGACTCGCCTACTTCTATTCCAGACAGTTGGTCAG ATTCCTATGACGCTTTAACAGGAAGTGGAATATTTGCTGACGGGCATGTACCATTCGAGGCTTTGCATAAAATGATTCGACTTGTCAAACCAGGTACTTTATTTCGTACTTTGCTACACAAAGTAGCAAGATGTTATATGTTGCGTAATGGctgtttcttgtttttctttggatTGTGGAAACACTGCAAAATTCACACCAGTAACTTTGCTTTTCAGACAAATATAGAGCCAATTTGTAAGATTCAGTGGAGGTTAACAATACATATACCAATAAAACTTGAGAACATTActtataaatatgaataa
- the LOC123545538 gene encoding methyltransferase-like protein 27, producing the protein MVRHEDVFGHTTVILDKLNENIYSTEKLNQTVLDISYPCTWVILHDKSVDSCIGVGFGSVKLMAYEGPFEWKDGDDGDSAFQTVQGHYLDWAKSYDQLTSMTGWTGPSKVADVTAGCFTPEQRDCVRILDVGAGTGLVAKELSKRGFRHIDALDPSEAMLSEAKKVGVYENYIIDFLSSDSPTSIPDNSYDALTGSGIFAGGHVPCEALHEMIRLVKPGGFVVLVVSDQFLSVSEPYKLLEPMMDKLEFDRKWKKISSEVFPNYYGVDSGRVWCFKICK; encoded by the exons ATGGTAAGACATGAGGACGTGTTCGGTCATACCACGGTCATCTTAGATAAATTGAATGAA aatatcTATAGTACTGAAAAGCTGAATCAAACAGTACTCGACATCTCATACCCATGCACTTGGGTTATACTACATGATAAATCAGTTGATTCTTGTATTGGTGTTGGCTTTGGAAGTGTTAAACTGATGGCATATGAAGGGCCATTTGAATGGAAGGATGGTGATGATGGCGATTCGGCCTTTCAAACCGTGCAGGGACATTATTTAGACTGGGCCAAATCCTACGATCAG CTGACTTCAATGACGGGATGGACAGGACCGTCCAAAGTAGCTGATGTAACGGCTGGTTGTTTTACTCCAGAACAGCGCGACTGCGTTCGTATTCTTGACGTGGGAGCAGGCACAGGCCTTGTTGCAAAGGAG TTGTCGAAACGAGGATTTCGGCACATCGATGCTTTAGACCCCTCAGAGGCTATGTTGAGTGAGGCTAAGAAAGTAGGCGTGTACGAAAACTATATCATCGACTTCCTGTCGTCCGACTCGCCTACTTCTATTCCAGACA attcCTATGACGCTTTAACAGGAAGTGGAATATTTGCTGGAGGGCATGTACCATGCGAAGCTTTGCATGAAATGATTCGACTTGTCAAACCAG GCGGTTTTGTTGTTCTAGTTGTAAGTGATCAGTTCTTGTCTGTCAGTGAACCTTACAAGcttctggaaccaatgatggatAAACTGGAATTCGACagaaaatggaagaaaatatcCTCAGAAGTATTTCCGAATTATTATGGGGTCGATTCTGGTAGAGTCTGGTGCTTCAAGATCTGCAAATAA